One region of Cobetia sp. cqz5-12 genomic DNA includes:
- a CDS encoding NADP(H)-dependent aldo-keto reductase — translation MQRRALGRTGIDVSLLCLGTMTFGEQNSEADAHQQLDRALDAGIDFIDTAEMYPVPPNGETQGRTEEYIGSWLAARGNRDQVKIATKVTGPGMDYLRGGSRLTREQIIAACDDNLRRLGTDYIDLYQLHWPDRKTNFFGKLGYQPTEDEDMTPLEESLSALGELVTAGKIRAVGLSNETPWGVMQCLNLAERLNLPRVASVQNPYNLVNRSFEVGLAEFAHREDVGLLAYSPLAFGTLSGKYLDGARPEGARLTLFERFQRYNAEPAQHVIACYVDIARRHGLNPAQMALAFVNTRPFLTSNIIGATTMTQLESNIKSLEVELSEEVLAEIEMIHNTAPNPCP, via the coding sequence ATGCAACGTAGAGCTCTTGGCCGTACTGGCATCGACGTCAGTCTGCTATGCCTTGGCACCATGACCTTCGGCGAGCAGAACAGCGAAGCCGATGCCCACCAGCAGCTGGACCGCGCGCTCGACGCTGGCATCGACTTCATCGACACCGCCGAGATGTACCCGGTGCCCCCGAATGGCGAGACCCAGGGCCGTACCGAGGAATACATCGGCAGCTGGCTGGCGGCTCGCGGCAATCGTGATCAGGTCAAGATCGCCACCAAGGTCACCGGCCCGGGCATGGATTACCTGCGCGGTGGTTCACGCCTGACGCGTGAGCAGATCATCGCCGCCTGTGACGATAACCTGCGTCGCCTGGGCACCGATTACATCGACCTCTATCAGCTGCATTGGCCGGACCGCAAGACCAACTTCTTCGGCAAGCTGGGCTACCAGCCGACCGAAGATGAAGACATGACGCCGCTGGAAGAAAGCCTCTCCGCGCTTGGCGAACTGGTCACCGCGGGCAAGATTCGCGCCGTGGGTCTGTCCAATGAGACGCCGTGGGGCGTGATGCAGTGCCTCAATCTGGCCGAGCGCCTGAATCTGCCGCGCGTGGCCAGCGTCCAGAACCCGTACAACCTGGTCAACCGCAGCTTCGAAGTGGGCCTGGCCGAGTTCGCGCATCGCGAAGATGTCGGCCTGCTGGCCTACTCGCCGCTGGCCTTCGGCACCCTGTCCGGCAAGTATCTGGACGGCGCCCGTCCGGAAGGCGCTCGCCTGACGCTGTTCGAGCGTTTCCAGCGCTACAACGCCGAGCCGGCTCAGCACGTCATCGCCTGCTACGTGGACATCGCGCGTCGTCACGGCCTGAACCCGGCCCAGATGGCTCTCGCCTTCGTCAACACTCGCCCGTTCCTGACCAGCAACATCATCGGTGCCACGACGATGACCCAGCTGGAAAGCAACATCAAAAGCCTCGAGGTGGAGCTGAGCGAGGAAGTGCTGGCCGAGATCGAGATGATCCACAACACCGCACCCAACCCGTGCCCCTGA
- a CDS encoding DMT family transporter yields MNPAELSMILMAVAAGAMMPIQAGVNSTLALQTHSSLMAAMVSFVVGSIALVVIVLAMRLPMPGVGALKAAPWWSWTGGLLGAFFVAASVILVPKLGAATMMATFLAGQLTASVVLDHFGWATFPQHDLSLGRVAGVLLLFAGVFLIRRY; encoded by the coding sequence ATGAATCCCGCTGAATTGAGCATGATCCTCATGGCTGTCGCCGCCGGTGCCATGATGCCGATTCAAGCTGGCGTCAATTCCACGCTGGCCCTGCAGACCCACAGTTCGCTCATGGCTGCCATGGTCAGCTTCGTGGTCGGCTCGATCGCGCTGGTCGTCATCGTGCTGGCCATGCGCCTGCCCATGCCGGGCGTCGGCGCCCTCAAGGCAGCCCCCTGGTGGAGCTGGACCGGCGGTCTGCTGGGCGCCTTCTTCGTCGCGGCCAGCGTGATACTGGTGCCTAAGCTGGGTGCAGCCACCATGATGGCCACCTTCCTGGCGGGGCAGCTGACGGCCTCGGTGGTGCTGGACCACTTCGGCTGGGCGACCTTCCCGCAGCATGATCTTTCGCTGGGGCGCGTGGCAGGCGTGTTGCTGCTGTTCGCGGGGGTCTTCCTGATCCGCCGCTATTGA
- a CDS encoding tetratricopeptide repeat protein: MPQAPTLMTGLKYRLAERLFHASWLSGSQQKHRLTMRLFNHCANAGHTGALSLYGHMLFQRGNSAQEKAKGARFVIKAAQAGDVHAQYQAARIYEYGCAQYQSDPAKAVTWYARAAECRHALAAQRLARAYREGSLGLAVCPHKAEQWEAHARTGGEADLH; encoded by the coding sequence ATGCCGCAGGCCCCAACCCTGATGACTGGACTGAAATACCGCCTGGCGGAGCGTCTGTTCCACGCCTCCTGGCTGTCCGGCTCTCAGCAGAAGCATCGTCTGACCATGCGTCTGTTCAATCACTGCGCCAATGCCGGTCACACCGGTGCGTTGTCTTTGTACGGGCACATGCTGTTCCAGCGTGGCAACTCCGCTCAGGAAAAGGCCAAGGGCGCGCGTTTCGTCATCAAGGCCGCGCAGGCCGGCGACGTGCATGCCCAGTATCAGGCGGCGCGTATCTATGAGTATGGCTGTGCCCAGTATCAGAGCGATCCGGCCAAGGCCGTGACCTGGTACGCACGTGCCGCCGAGTGCCGCCATGCTCTCGCAGCCCAGCGTCTGGCGCGTGCCTATCGTGAAGGCTCCCTCGGTCTGGCGGTCTGCCCGCACAAGGCCGAGCAGTGGGAAGCCCACGCCCGCACGGGTGGTGAGGCAGACCTGCACTGA
- a CDS encoding NAD(P)H-quinone oxidoreductase codes for MYAIAVENEALVWQETEAPEGIASDEVRIQVAWAGVNRADLMQRAGQYPPPAGESEILGLEVSGTILEVGRHVERFQVGDPVCALLAGGGYAEEVVVNALQVLPVPEGYSLRDAAALPEMFATAWLNLFIEGNLKHKERVLLHAGASGIGTTAIQLCGLFGHPCFVTVGSQEKLDTCLRLGADAGWNRHDGSFVEAVNDWGGADMILDPVGGGYLADNQQVLKQDGRMVLIGLMGGRMDELDLGRMLIKRQRLIGSTLRSRSPEGKGMVLDALYVHVWPRLARGELRPHIDKSWPIQQADAAHAYVQDNASTGKVLLAVTGA; via the coding sequence ATGTATGCGATAGCCGTCGAGAACGAGGCACTGGTCTGGCAGGAAACGGAGGCTCCCGAAGGCATCGCCTCGGACGAAGTGCGAATCCAGGTGGCCTGGGCCGGCGTCAATCGCGCTGACCTGATGCAGCGTGCGGGTCAGTATCCGCCGCCGGCCGGGGAAAGCGAGATTCTTGGCCTCGAGGTTAGCGGAACCATCCTCGAGGTCGGCCGCCACGTGGAGCGCTTCCAGGTGGGAGATCCGGTCTGCGCCTTGCTGGCCGGTGGCGGCTATGCCGAGGAGGTGGTGGTCAATGCCCTGCAGGTGTTGCCGGTGCCGGAGGGCTATAGCCTGAGAGACGCCGCCGCCCTGCCGGAGATGTTCGCCACCGCCTGGTTGAACCTGTTCATCGAGGGCAATCTCAAGCACAAGGAGCGCGTGCTGCTGCATGCCGGCGCCAGTGGCATCGGTACCACCGCCATCCAGCTATGCGGGCTGTTCGGACATCCTTGCTTCGTGACGGTCGGCAGCCAGGAGAAGCTCGACACCTGCCTGCGCCTCGGCGCGGATGCCGGCTGGAATCGCCACGATGGCAGCTTCGTCGAGGCCGTGAACGACTGGGGCGGCGCCGACATGATTCTCGACCCGGTGGGCGGCGGCTATCTGGCCGACAATCAGCAGGTGCTGAAACAGGATGGCCGCATGGTGCTGATCGGCCTGATGGGTGGGCGCATGGATGAGCTGGATCTGGGTCGCATGCTGATAAAGCGTCAGCGCCTGATCGGCTCGACCCTGCGTTCACGCTCCCCCGAGGGCAAGGGCATGGTGCTGGATGCGCTCTACGTGCATGTGTGGCCACGCCTGGCGCGGGGCGAGCTGCGCCCGCATATCGACAAGAGCTGGCCAATCCAGCAGGCCGATGCCGCGCATGCCTATGTGCAGGACAACGCCAGCACAGGCAAGGTGCTGCTGGCGGTGACCGGCGCCTGA
- a CDS encoding GNAT family N-acyltransferase, whose product MIDTARVIAAKYPAFARRHPLIRRPALALLRRLVHEGEINAFLGENSDQRGFDFIDRVLDHFSFGYSVSSRERENIPAYGRVVIVANHPLGSLDGLALLKLVGEVRRDVKIVANDILMKVEPLAPLLLPLDNLSRRGYRKSSGQICDALMNEEAVIIFPAGEVSRAGPTGPRDGKWLSGFLHFARKTNAPVLPIHVSGRNSTLFYALSSINRSFGTPLLAHEMFRQRERQLKLRIGELIPLERLDSDALSTNAKTRLLRKHLYRIGRGKRGLFVTEKAIGHPEERQALREELTPCELLGETRDGKKIYLFDAFPGSSVMREIGRLREISFRRVGEGTGERRDIDRYDAHYRHLVLWDDADLEIAGAYRIGEVRKIMAAHGEKGLYSPTLFRFTPEMFERMQDGLELGRSFVQPRYWGRRSLDYLWQGLGAYLRCHPEIRWLFGPVTLSNSYPEAARALIVSYYRHYYGDDEGLARARAPVAQSVPGSSAHEAERLFDGQDADGDFRRLRAQLDAMGVTVPTLYKQYVEVTEPGGTRFLDFSVDADFGYCIDGLVMVDVEQVTASKRARYIGSPVQQQVASGDAVEAVGEAVHC is encoded by the coding sequence ATGATCGATACTGCCCGCGTCATCGCTGCCAAGTACCCTGCCTTTGCCAGACGCCATCCCTTGATCCGTCGTCCGGCGCTGGCCTTGTTGCGGCGCCTGGTCCACGAGGGTGAGATCAATGCCTTCCTCGGCGAGAACTCGGACCAGCGCGGCTTCGACTTCATTGACCGCGTGCTCGATCACTTCTCCTTCGGCTACTCGGTGTCCTCGCGGGAGCGTGAGAACATCCCCGCCTACGGGCGGGTCGTCATCGTCGCCAACCATCCGCTGGGATCACTGGATGGCCTCGCGCTGCTCAAGCTGGTCGGCGAGGTGCGCCGCGACGTCAAGATCGTCGCCAATGACATCCTGATGAAGGTCGAGCCGCTGGCACCCTTGCTGCTGCCGCTGGACAACCTCAGTCGCCGTGGCTACCGCAAGAGCAGTGGTCAGATCTGCGATGCGCTGATGAATGAAGAGGCCGTGATCATCTTCCCCGCCGGCGAGGTCTCGCGTGCAGGCCCGACCGGGCCGCGTGATGGCAAGTGGCTGTCGGGCTTCCTGCATTTCGCACGCAAGACCAACGCGCCGGTGCTGCCTATCCACGTCAGCGGTCGCAACTCGACGCTCTTCTATGCGCTGTCGTCGATCAACCGCAGCTTCGGCACGCCTCTGCTGGCGCACGAGATGTTTCGTCAGCGCGAGCGTCAGCTCAAGCTGCGCATCGGCGAGCTGATCCCGCTGGAGCGCCTCGACAGTGATGCCCTGAGTACCAATGCCAAGACACGCCTGCTGCGCAAGCACTTGTATCGCATCGGTCGTGGCAAGCGCGGCCTGTTCGTGACCGAGAAGGCCATCGGTCATCCGGAGGAGCGCCAGGCGCTGCGTGAGGAACTGACGCCCTGTGAACTGCTGGGCGAGACCCGCGACGGCAAGAAGATCTATCTGTTCGATGCCTTCCCCGGTTCCAGCGTGATGCGCGAGATCGGCCGGTTGCGCGAGATCAGTTTCCGGCGGGTCGGCGAGGGCACCGGCGAGCGACGCGATATCGATCGCTATGACGCCCACTACCGGCATCTGGTGCTGTGGGATGACGCTGATCTCGAGATCGCCGGTGCCTACCGCATCGGTGAGGTGCGCAAGATCATGGCGGCACATGGCGAGAAGGGGCTCTACAGTCCGACCCTGTTCCGCTTCACGCCGGAGATGTTCGAGCGCATGCAGGACGGTCTGGAACTGGGGCGCAGCTTCGTGCAGCCGCGTTACTGGGGGCGGCGCAGCCTCGATTACCTGTGGCAGGGGCTGGGCGCCTATCTGCGCTGTCATCCCGAGATTCGCTGGCTGTTCGGCCCGGTCACGCTCTCCAACAGCTATCCGGAGGCCGCCAGGGCGTTGATCGTCAGCTACTACCGTCACTATTACGGGGATGATGAGGGGCTGGCGCGCGCACGGGCACCGGTCGCCCAGAGCGTGCCGGGCAGCAGCGCCCATGAAGCGGAGCGGCTGTTCGATGGTCAGGACGCCGATGGCGATTTCCGCCGCCTGCGTGCCCAGCTGGATGCGATGGGCGTGACGGTGCCGACGCTCTACAAGCAGTACGTCGAGGTCACCGAGCCCGGTGGCACCCGCTTCCTCGATTTCAGTGTCGACGCCGATTTCGGTTACTGCATCGACGGCCTGGTGATGGTCGATGTCGAGCAGGTTACCGCCAGCAAGCGGGCGCGCTATATCGGTAGCCCCGTTCAGCAACAGGTCGCCTCAGGTGACGCCGTTGAGGCAGTTGGTGAGGCGGTGCACTGCTGA
- a CDS encoding 3'-5' exonuclease has product MTLPILLDIEASGFGRGSYPIEIGLARADGSSCAFLIQPLDEWVHWDPKAELLHGISRARLAREGRPVREVAQWVNDELGEAGIAYSDSWGYDNTWLSLLFYHAGMLPRFRLEALRRLLDEEQLNCWAELKEAVIAEGGIQRHRAGDDARLLQLTWQKAQAIGRSE; this is encoded by the coding sequence GTGACGCTGCCTATTCTGCTCGATATTGAAGCCTCCGGCTTTGGCCGTGGTAGCTATCCGATCGAGATCGGGCTGGCGCGTGCCGACGGCAGCAGTTGCGCCTTCCTGATACAGCCTCTTGATGAGTGGGTGCATTGGGACCCGAAGGCGGAGCTGTTGCACGGCATCTCACGGGCACGGCTGGCACGCGAAGGGCGACCAGTGCGTGAGGTGGCGCAGTGGGTCAATGATGAGCTGGGGGAGGCGGGAATCGCTTACAGCGACAGCTGGGGCTACGACAATACCTGGCTCTCGCTGTTGTTCTATCATGCCGGCATGCTGCCGCGCTTTCGACTCGAAGCGCTCAGACGGCTGCTTGATGAGGAGCAGCTGAATTGCTGGGCGGAGCTCAAGGAAGCGGTGATCGCCGAGGGCGGCATCCAGCGTCATCGCGCCGGAGACGACGCCCGTCTGCTGCAACTCACCTGGCAGAAGGCCCAGGCGATCGGTCGCAGCGAGTAA
- a CDS encoding TIGR00730 family Rossman fold protein — translation MHRICVYLGSREGVSPQHRQLAEALGRAIAERGWGLVYGGARAGLMGALADAALAAGGEVIGVIPQVLVRNEKAHTGLTRLIEVADMHERKAQMAALADAFVTLPGGIGTLEELFETWTWQYLRFHAKPIAVLDSDGFYAPLLEFLDRTVEAGFLDADTRARLISEREITPLLERLAPEM, via the coding sequence ATGCATCGCATCTGTGTCTATCTGGGCTCCCGCGAGGGCGTCTCCCCACAGCATCGTCAACTGGCCGAAGCACTGGGCCGCGCCATCGCCGAGCGCGGCTGGGGGCTGGTCTATGGTGGCGCGCGCGCCGGGCTGATGGGCGCACTGGCAGATGCCGCGCTGGCGGCGGGTGGCGAGGTGATCGGGGTGATCCCGCAGGTGCTGGTCCGCAACGAGAAGGCGCATACCGGCCTCACGCGCTTGATCGAGGTGGCCGACATGCATGAGCGCAAGGCACAGATGGCCGCGCTGGCGGATGCCTTCGTGACGTTACCGGGCGGAATCGGCACCCTGGAGGAATTGTTCGAGACCTGGACCTGGCAGTACCTGCGCTTCCATGCCAAGCCGATCGCGGTGCTCGACAGCGACGGCTTCTACGCCCCCCTGCTCGAGTTTCTGGATCGCACCGTCGAGGCGGGCTTCCTCGATGCGGACACTCGCGCGCGCCTGATCAGCGAGCGCGAGATCACGCCCCTGCTGGAGCGTCTGGCGCCCGAGATGTAA